A stretch of the Argentina anserina chromosome 6, drPotAnse1.1, whole genome shotgun sequence genome encodes the following:
- the LOC126796896 gene encoding F-box protein CPR1-like, whose translation MAEHIPEEVVIKVLERLPVKPLIRFTCVSKRWRFIILSDPQFAKSQYKLSKGYQPGRRLLLTSPDHRQFYSLDFESSLGDNVVKRKVRIPFKSLEVQCSCNGLVCATVKVDVSKAAKPAFHVYIWNPSTGFYKKLPDPSLKRVHGIGYLSATDDYKILMSGQQMNCQITQILSLRANVWKTIQCPFDDLDRCSKWIRVNEALHWLRNAVIVAFNLAIEDFRTMPLPAALEFKYLDNEGSINLAASVGGCLCAFHCPSFFRGSIDMWVMKEYGVADSWTKLFNFQVPNRPEKIYRFGWLEVWDSRIIFARTERRDDGIMREYQVMSVHHQEDKQETHHTICEVMRFIHIAYDESLFWLPS comes from the coding sequence ATGGCGGAGCACATACCCGAGGAAGTTGTGATCAAAGTTCTGGAACGGTTACCGGTCAAACCCTTAATCCGGTTCACCTGTGTTTCAAAGCGCTGGCGTTTCATCATATTGTCCGACCCACAGTTTGCCAAATCCCAGTACAAATTATCCAAGGGATACCAACCCGGCCGCAGACTTTTGCTCACCTCCCCTGACCATCGTCAATTTTATTCCCTAGATTTCGAGTCGTCGTTAGGAGACAATGTCGTTAAAAGAAAGGTTAGAATCCCATTTAAGTCCTTGGAGGTCCAGTGCTCCTGCAATGGTTTGGTATGTGCGACTGTGAAGGTTGATGTCTCCAAAGCAGCAAAACCTGCGTTTCATGTGTATATATGGAACCCATCAACAGGATTCTATAAAAAGTTACCTGATCCTTCCTTGAAACGAGTTCATGGTATTGGCTATTTGTCAGCCACCGACGATTACAAAATTCTGATGAGCGGTCAACAGATGAACTGTCAGATTACTCAGATACTCTCACTGAGAGCTAACGTTTGGAAAACGATCCAATGCCCTTTCGATGATCTGGACAGGTGTAGCAAGTGGATTCGTGTAAATGAGGCACTCCATTGGTTACGTAATGCGGTTATTGTTGCTTTTAATTTGGCAATTGAGGACTTCCGAACAATGCCGCTACCTGCTGCTCTAGAATTCAAGTATCTTGATAATGAGGGGTCAATCAATCTGGCAGCTTCTGTTGGAGGATGCCTCTGTGCATTTCATTGTCCTAGTTTTTTCAGAGGCTCTATCGATATGTGGGTAATGAAAGAATATGGGGTAGCTGACTCCTGGACTAAGCTTTTCAACTTTCAGGTCCCCAATCGGCCTGAGAAAATATATAGATTTGGATGGCTAGAAGTTTGGGACAGTAGAATAATTTTTGCGAGAACAGAAAGGCGGGATGACGGCATAATGAGAGAGTACCAGGTAATGAGTGTTCATCATCAGGAAGATAAGCAAGAAACTCATCATACCATTTGTGAAGTGATGAGATTTATCCATATAGCATATGACGAGAGTCTATTTTGGCTACCTAGCTAA
- the LOC126796897 gene encoding F-box protein CPR1-like — protein sequence MAEQIPKDVMIKVLERLPVKSLIRFACVSKRWRFIILFDPQSAKAHYEVSRERQTIRRRFLITTSVRFELNSIDFDTSSFDGMGRIPFEQPGIKSWSFLCSCNGLVCATVSISTAAKLVNHMYIWNPSTGFLKKLPDPSMNVYPVFYGMGYLSATGDYKIIKPGQILSLRTNVWKPIHIPFNYLYAYEGIRVNEALHWFDEHNPGVVAFDLATEGFRTMPLPHAFKVKNRIRLAASVGRCLCALDYVRVKFHEYGSIDLWVMRDYGVADSWTKLFNCEFNDWCIIESGHISVWDTSIIF from the coding sequence ATGGCGGAGCAGATCCCCAAAGATGTAATGATCAAAGTTCTGGAAAGATTACCAGTTAAATCCTTGATCCGGTTCGCCTGCGTTTCAAAGCGCTGGCGTTTCATCATATTGTTCGACCCGCAATCCGCCAAAGCCCATTACGAAGTATCTCGCGAGCGCCAAACCATCCGCCGCAGATTTTTGATCACCACCTCCGTCCGGTTTGAACTCAATTCCATAGATTTCGATACGTCGTCGTTCGATGGAATGGGTAGAATCCCATTCGAGCAACCAGGCATCAAGTCCTGGTCGTTCTTATGCTCCTGCAATGGTTTGGTATGTGCTACAGTTTCTATCTCCACCGCAGCGAAACTTGTGAATCACATGTATATTTGGAACCCATCAACTGGATTCCTTAAAAAATTACCTGATCCTTCCATGAATGTGTATCCAGTATTCTACGGTATGGGCTACTTGTCAGCCACCGGCGACTACAAAATTATAAAACCCGGCCAGATACTCTCACTGAGAACTAACGTTTGGAAACCGATCCATATCCCTTTCAATTATCTATACGCATACGAGGGGATTCGTGTAAATGAGGCACTCCATTGGTTCGACGAACATAATCCGGGGGTTGTTGCATTTGATCTGGCGACCGAGGGGTTCCGAACAATGCCCCTTCCTCATGCCTTTAAAGTCAAGAATCGTATACGTCTGGCAGCTTCTGTTGGAAGATGCCTGTGTGCACTTGATTATGTACGTGTTAAGTTTCATGAATATGGCTCTATCGATTTGTGGGTAATGAGAGATTATGGGGTGGCTGACTCCTGGACTAAGCTCTTCAACTGTGAGTTCAACGATTGGTGTATTATCGAGTCCGGACATATATCTGTTTGGGACACTAGTATAATTTTTTAG
- the LOC126797944 gene encoding transcription factor E2FA isoform X1, whose translation MSGLARAPNRQPAPPPPSAGGGSSQIVPPMRRHLVFESKPPFFPPADYHQFSGGGQRPADQEPEAIVVRSPQFKRKGPADNNEAENNDWTSSPGYNTTIQSPFQTPVSTTKTGKTNNRTKASKGKSGSQTPASNAGSPCPLTPAGSCRFDSSLGLLTKKFITLIKQAEDGILDLNKAAETLEVQKRRIYDITNVLEGIGLIEKKLKNRIRWKGFDSSRPGDLDANLSILQGEVENLTLKERNLDDRIREMEEKLRDLSGDENNQKWLFVTEEDIKGLPCFQNETLIAIKAPHGTTLEVPDPDEAVDYPQRRYRIILRSTMGPIDVYLVSQFEEKFDDVNGVEPPVSLPIASGSCSNEQSTAEMAAGHDRGKLIEPRAQQAQVDQTCSDVNASQEFGGGMMKIVPSDVDNDADYWLLSGVDVSITDMWRTDSAIEWNGEDMLNADFGLSDVTTPRPQTPPSGIVEVPSHAVNYSQR comes from the exons ATGTCCGGCTTGGCTCGAGCTCCCAACCGGCAGCCTGCGCCGCCTCCGCCGTCCGCAGGTGGCGGCAGCAGCCAGATCGTGCCGCCGATGAGGCGGCACCTAGTGTTTGAGTCTAAGCCGCCGTTCTTTCCTCCGGCGGATTATCATCAATTTTCCGGTGGTGGTCAGCGGCCGGCGGACCAGGAGCCGGAGGCTATTGTGGTTCGATCTCCG CAATTTAAAAGGAAGGGTCCAGCGGACAACAATGAAGCTGAGAACAACGATTGGACTAGCAGTCCAGGATATAATACCACTATTCAAAGTCCCTTTCAAACTCCTGTATCTACTACAAAAACAGGAAAGACAAACAATAGAACAAAGGCTTCAAAGGGAAAATCTGGGTCTCAGACACCTGCGTCAAATGCTG GTTCCCCTTGTCCTCTTACTCCAGCTGGCAGCTGTCGTTTTGACAGTTCACTAG GTCTTTTGACAAAAAAGTTCATCACTTTGATTAAGCAAGCAGAAGATGGAATTCTTGATCTAAATAAAGCAGCAGAAACTCTAGAG GTCCAGAAGAGGCGTATATATGACATAACAAATGTCTTGGAAGGCATAGGTCTCATagaaaagaaactcaagaaCAGAATACGTTGGAA GGGATTTGATTCTTCAAGGCCAGGAGATCTCGATGCTAATCTCTCTATATTACAG GGAGAAGTGGAAAACCTAACTTTAAAAGAGCGCAACTTAGATGACCGAATAAG AGAGATGGAAGAAAAGTTGAGGGATTTGAGTGGAGATGAAAACAACCAAAA GTGGCTTTTTGTAACTGAAGAAGACATTAAGGGCCTACCTTGTTTCCAG AATGAAACTCTAATAGCGATTAAAGCTCCACATGGAACCACCTTGGAGGTCCCAGATCCCGATGAA GCTGTTGACTATCCACAACGGAGATACAGGATAATACTTCGAAGCACAATGGGACCGATTGACGTGTACCTTGTCAG TCAATTTGAGGAGAAGTTTGATGATGTCAATGGAGTTGAGCCACCTGTTAGCCTCCCAATTGCTTCTGGTTCTTGCTCTAATGAGCAATCAACAGCAGAAATGGCCGCTGGACACGACAGAGGAAAGTTAATTGAACCTAGGGCGCAACAAGCTCAAGTTGATCAGACGTGCTCTGATGTAAATGCTTCTCAGGAGTTTGGTGGGGGAATGATGAAGATTGTTCCTTCTGATGTTGAT AATGATGCAGATTATTGGCTTTTGTCTGGTGTTGACGTTAGTATTACGGATATGTGGAGAACAGACT CAGCTATTGAATGGAATGGGGAAGACATGCTTAATGCTGATTTTGGACTGTCGGATGTCACTACCCCAAGGCCACAAACACCGCCATCTGGAATAGTTGAAGTGCCATCTCATGCTGTTAATTATTCCCAAAGGTGA
- the LOC126797944 gene encoding transcription factor E2FA isoform X2: MSGLARAPNRQPAPPPPSAGGGSSQIVPPMRRHLVFESKPPFFPPADYHQFSGGGQRPADQEPEAIVVRSPQFKRKGPADNNEAENNDWTSSPGYNTTIQSPFQTPVSTTKTGKTNNRTKASKGKSGSQTPASNAGSPCPLTPAGSCRFDSSLGLLTKKFITLIKQAEDGILDLNKAAETLEVQKRRIYDITNVLEGIGLIEKKLKNRIRWKGFDSSRPGDLDANLSILQGEVENLTLKERNLDDRIREMEEKLRDLSGDENNQKWLFVTEEDIKGLPCFQNETLIAIKAPHGTTLEVPDPDEAVDYPQRRYRIILRSTMGPIDVYLVSQFEEKFDDVNGVEPPVSLPIASGSCSNEQSTAEMAAGHDRGKLIEPRAQQAQVDQTCSDVNASQEFGGGMMKIVPSDVDNDADYWLLSGVDVSITDMWRTDSIEWNGEDMLNADFGLSDVTTPRPQTPPSGIVEVPSHAVNYSQR, translated from the exons ATGTCCGGCTTGGCTCGAGCTCCCAACCGGCAGCCTGCGCCGCCTCCGCCGTCCGCAGGTGGCGGCAGCAGCCAGATCGTGCCGCCGATGAGGCGGCACCTAGTGTTTGAGTCTAAGCCGCCGTTCTTTCCTCCGGCGGATTATCATCAATTTTCCGGTGGTGGTCAGCGGCCGGCGGACCAGGAGCCGGAGGCTATTGTGGTTCGATCTCCG CAATTTAAAAGGAAGGGTCCAGCGGACAACAATGAAGCTGAGAACAACGATTGGACTAGCAGTCCAGGATATAATACCACTATTCAAAGTCCCTTTCAAACTCCTGTATCTACTACAAAAACAGGAAAGACAAACAATAGAACAAAGGCTTCAAAGGGAAAATCTGGGTCTCAGACACCTGCGTCAAATGCTG GTTCCCCTTGTCCTCTTACTCCAGCTGGCAGCTGTCGTTTTGACAGTTCACTAG GTCTTTTGACAAAAAAGTTCATCACTTTGATTAAGCAAGCAGAAGATGGAATTCTTGATCTAAATAAAGCAGCAGAAACTCTAGAG GTCCAGAAGAGGCGTATATATGACATAACAAATGTCTTGGAAGGCATAGGTCTCATagaaaagaaactcaagaaCAGAATACGTTGGAA GGGATTTGATTCTTCAAGGCCAGGAGATCTCGATGCTAATCTCTCTATATTACAG GGAGAAGTGGAAAACCTAACTTTAAAAGAGCGCAACTTAGATGACCGAATAAG AGAGATGGAAGAAAAGTTGAGGGATTTGAGTGGAGATGAAAACAACCAAAA GTGGCTTTTTGTAACTGAAGAAGACATTAAGGGCCTACCTTGTTTCCAG AATGAAACTCTAATAGCGATTAAAGCTCCACATGGAACCACCTTGGAGGTCCCAGATCCCGATGAA GCTGTTGACTATCCACAACGGAGATACAGGATAATACTTCGAAGCACAATGGGACCGATTGACGTGTACCTTGTCAG TCAATTTGAGGAGAAGTTTGATGATGTCAATGGAGTTGAGCCACCTGTTAGCCTCCCAATTGCTTCTGGTTCTTGCTCTAATGAGCAATCAACAGCAGAAATGGCCGCTGGACACGACAGAGGAAAGTTAATTGAACCTAGGGCGCAACAAGCTCAAGTTGATCAGACGTGCTCTGATGTAAATGCTTCTCAGGAGTTTGGTGGGGGAATGATGAAGATTGTTCCTTCTGATGTTGAT AATGATGCAGATTATTGGCTTTTGTCTGGTGTTGACGTTAGTATTACGGATATGTGGAGAACAGACT CTATTGAATGGAATGGGGAAGACATGCTTAATGCTGATTTTGGACTGTCGGATGTCACTACCCCAAGGCCACAAACACCGCCATCTGGAATAGTTGAAGTGCCATCTCATGCTGTTAATTATTCCCAAAGGTGA